Proteins encoded within one genomic window of Jiangella mangrovi:
- a CDS encoding ABC transporter substrate-binding protein, translating to MSRRAAVLAAAAGLALSLTACGGDDDPFEEGDGDATATGGSETTGSGGGGELTVGGANFTEMVIMQEMYAALLQNAGYTVDIQSVDAREIYEPALESGEIDVVPEYLATFAEFLNGAINGPDAPSSAPIATSDAQETVDAARPLAEERGLTILDPAEAASQNAFAVTQQFADENGLTTLSDLAALGQPITLAAVEECPDRPFCEPGLESVYGLDIVDPPLATGFSTSETKQAVQRGDAQLGLVGTTDGTLGQFDLVTLEDDKGLQAADNLVPVVNTESAGDPAIADVLNQLAEVLTTEDLATMNAQVDAERQQAADVAQAYLEEKGLL from the coding sequence ATGAGCAGACGAGCGGCCGTGCTGGCGGCCGCGGCCGGCCTGGCGCTGTCGCTGACGGCGTGCGGCGGCGACGACGACCCGTTCGAGGAGGGTGACGGCGACGCCACCGCCACCGGGGGCAGCGAGACCACCGGCAGCGGTGGCGGCGGCGAGCTCACCGTCGGCGGCGCCAACTTCACCGAGATGGTGATCATGCAGGAGATGTACGCGGCGCTGCTCCAGAACGCCGGGTACACCGTCGACATCCAGTCCGTCGACGCGCGCGAGATCTACGAGCCGGCCCTCGAGAGCGGCGAGATCGACGTCGTCCCCGAGTACCTCGCCACGTTCGCCGAGTTCCTCAACGGCGCCATCAACGGCCCCGACGCGCCGTCCAGCGCGCCCATCGCCACCTCCGACGCGCAGGAGACGGTCGACGCCGCCCGTCCGCTGGCCGAGGAGCGCGGGCTCACCATCCTCGACCCCGCCGAGGCGGCCAGCCAGAACGCGTTCGCCGTCACCCAGCAGTTCGCCGACGAGAACGGCCTCACCACGCTGTCCGACCTCGCGGCGCTGGGCCAGCCCATCACGCTGGCCGCGGTCGAGGAGTGCCCCGACCGCCCGTTCTGCGAGCCGGGCCTCGAGTCGGTCTACGGCCTCGACATCGTCGACCCGCCGCTGGCCACGGGGTTCAGCACCAGCGAGACCAAGCAGGCGGTCCAGCGCGGCGACGCGCAGCTCGGCCTGGTCGGCACCACCGACGGCACGCTCGGCCAGTTCGACCTCGTGACCCTCGAGGACGACAAGGGCCTGCAGGCCGCCGACAACCTCGTGCCGGTCGTCAACACCGAGAGCGCGGGCGACCCCGCCATCGCCGACGTGCTGAACCAGCTCGCCGAGGTGCTCACCACTGAGGACCTCGCGACCATGAACGCCCAGGTCGACGCCGAGCGGCAGCAGGCCGCCGACGTCGCGCAGGCGTACCTCGAGGAGAAGGGCCTGCTCTGA
- a CDS encoding ABC transporter permease has protein sequence MNGLLDGLGWLFDPANWSGPTGVATRLVEHVWISGVAVLLACAVALPIGLWLGHLGRGGTLAINISNVGRAVPTFAILALLYMTVLGLSNWTTIIALVLFGIPPILTNTYVGMREVDRDAVEAARGMGMSGTQLLRRVELPLATPLIMGGIRLATVQIVATATLAAVISGPGLGRIITSGFGRQDVPQIIGGAIIVCLLALVVEGLMAWLQRAVDPMRGARRRRRSRSDRDQGMPLMADEVVSAG, from the coding sequence ATGAACGGGCTGCTCGACGGCCTCGGCTGGCTGTTCGACCCGGCGAACTGGTCCGGCCCCACGGGCGTGGCCACCCGGCTGGTCGAGCACGTGTGGATCAGCGGCGTGGCCGTCCTGCTGGCCTGTGCGGTCGCGCTGCCCATCGGCCTGTGGCTCGGGCACCTGGGCCGGGGCGGCACGCTGGCCATCAACATCAGCAACGTCGGCCGGGCGGTGCCCACGTTCGCGATCCTGGCCCTGCTGTACATGACCGTGCTGGGGCTGTCGAACTGGACGACCATCATCGCGCTGGTGCTGTTCGGCATCCCGCCCATCCTCACCAACACCTATGTGGGCATGCGCGAGGTCGACCGCGACGCCGTCGAGGCCGCCCGCGGCATGGGGATGAGCGGGACCCAGCTGCTGCGCCGCGTCGAGCTGCCGCTGGCCACGCCGCTGATCATGGGTGGCATCCGGCTGGCGACGGTGCAGATCGTGGCCACGGCGACGCTGGCGGCGGTCATCTCCGGGCCCGGCCTGGGTCGCATCATCACCAGCGGCTTCGGCCGCCAGGACGTGCCGCAGATCATCGGCGGCGCGATCATCGTCTGCCTGCTCGCGCTCGTGGTCGAGGGCCTGATGGCCTGGCTGCAGCGAGCCGTCGACCCCATGCGCGGGGCCCGGCGCCGCCGCCGTTCGAGATCCGATCGTGACCAAGGAATGCCGCTGATGGCCGACGAGGTTGTCAGTGCCGGGTAG
- a CDS encoding PH domain-containing protein, whose translation MDQDQLFAPPGEAWQQVSHKLVDLRRLVLLVSVVLCTAAVAVVLGLVAGPVAVFITVGAGLVVLVWGLWLIPRNWRAWGYAERLDDLLVTHGVMYRRLTVVPYGRMQFVDVASGPLERRYGLATVQLHTASPATDAKIPGLPAAEAARLRDRLSALGEAQAAGL comes from the coding sequence GTGGACCAGGACCAGCTCTTCGCGCCGCCCGGCGAGGCCTGGCAGCAGGTGTCGCACAAGCTCGTCGACCTGCGCCGGCTGGTGCTGCTGGTCTCGGTGGTGCTGTGCACCGCGGCGGTCGCCGTCGTGCTCGGGCTGGTCGCCGGTCCGGTGGCGGTGTTCATCACCGTCGGCGCCGGGCTGGTCGTGCTGGTGTGGGGACTCTGGCTCATCCCGCGCAACTGGCGGGCCTGGGGTTACGCCGAGCGGCTCGACGACCTCCTGGTCACCCACGGCGTCATGTACCGGCGGCTGACGGTGGTGCCGTACGGCCGCATGCAGTTCGTTGACGTCGCCTCCGGGCCGCTCGAGCGGCGGTACGGGCTGGCGACCGTCCAGCTGCACACGGCCTCGCCGGCCACCGACGCGAAGATCCCCGGCCTGCCGGCCGCCGAGGCCGCGCGGCTGCGCGACCGCCTGTCGGCGCTGGGTGAGGCTCAGGCGGCCGGTCTGTGA
- a CDS encoding ABC transporter permease, with protein sequence MALFGPAHDATLADNCLVRNDWVCGEYIRTRREDITEALGQHVTITVISIVIGFAVALVLAVVARRVGWLRGAILGTSTALYTLPSLAMFSILLPFTGITATTVVVGLVLYSLTILVRGILAGLDAVPDDVREAAVGMGYDGFRLLRKVELPLAMPTIFAALRVATVSTVALTTVGMIVNHGGLGNLINRGLSSNFHAEVLTASVLCVVLALIADALLLGLQRWLTPWRRTVSA encoded by the coding sequence ATGGCGCTCTTCGGGCCCGCTCATGACGCAACCCTCGCCGACAACTGCCTCGTGCGCAACGACTGGGTGTGCGGCGAGTACATCCGCACCCGCCGCGAGGACATCACCGAGGCCCTCGGCCAGCACGTCACCATCACCGTGATCTCGATCGTCATCGGCTTCGCGGTGGCGCTGGTGCTGGCCGTCGTCGCGCGGCGCGTCGGCTGGCTGCGCGGCGCGATCCTCGGCACGTCGACGGCGCTCTACACGCTGCCGTCGCTGGCGATGTTCTCGATCCTGCTGCCGTTCACCGGCATCACGGCCACCACGGTCGTCGTCGGCCTGGTGCTGTACTCGCTGACCATCCTGGTCCGCGGCATCCTGGCCGGACTCGACGCCGTCCCCGACGACGTGCGCGAGGCCGCGGTCGGCATGGGCTACGACGGCTTCCGGCTGCTGCGCAAGGTCGAACTGCCGCTGGCCATGCCGACGATCTTCGCGGCGTTGCGGGTCGCGACCGTGTCGACCGTGGCGCTGACGACGGTCGGCATGATCGTCAACCACGGCGGCCTGGGCAACCTCATCAACCGCGGGCTGAGCAGCAACTTCCACGCCGAGGTGCTGACGGCGTCGGTGCTCTGCGTGGTGCTGGCGCTGATCGCCGACGCGCTGCTGCTCGGCCTGCAACGATGGCTCACGCCCTGGCGACGGACGGTGAGCGCATGA
- a CDS encoding DUF1684 domain-containing protein, with translation MRAESATDPAQAHQGWVAGRDELVRSHPASPVPPERRDGWAGLRHAPYDPGLRFELPVDPDVEPQRLEVPTATDGIVPFELAGRLHLPLGDLDVWWLDSYGGGVFVPIKDASAGRATYGGGRYLLDTVKGADLGGSVHDALVVDLNFSYNPSCAYDPAWTCPLAPPGNTLGLEVVAGEFVPPGYSGD, from the coding sequence GTGCGGGCCGAGAGCGCGACGGACCCGGCGCAAGCCCACCAGGGGTGGGTCGCCGGCCGCGACGAGCTGGTCCGCAGCCATCCCGCCTCACCCGTCCCGCCCGAGCGGCGCGACGGGTGGGCGGGGCTGCGACACGCGCCCTACGACCCCGGCCTGCGGTTCGAGCTGCCGGTCGACCCCGACGTCGAGCCGCAGCGGCTCGAGGTCCCCACGGCCACCGACGGCATCGTCCCGTTCGAGCTGGCCGGGCGGCTGCACCTGCCGCTGGGCGACCTCGACGTGTGGTGGCTCGACTCCTACGGCGGGGGGGTCTTCGTGCCGATCAAGGACGCCTCCGCCGGCCGGGCCACGTACGGCGGCGGGCGTTACCTGCTCGACACCGTCAAGGGCGCCGACCTCGGCGGCTCGGTGCACGACGCCCTGGTCGTCGACCTCAACTTCTCCTACAACCCGTCCTGCGCCTACGACCCCGCCTGGACCTGCCCACTCGCGCCGCCCGGCAACACGCTGGGCCTCGAGGTGGTGGCCGGCGAGTTCGTGCCGCCCGGGTATTCCGGGGACTGA